Proteins from a genomic interval of Streptomyces sp. NBC_01445:
- a CDS encoding response regulator, translated as MIVAEDSALLRQGIVRLLSDEGFEVSAECSDTGPLLALVAEHRPDAVLLDIRMPPTHTDEGLIAAAAIRAAHPGTGVLLLSQYVETTDTVRALAEQPEGFGYLLKERVADIDELGGALKRVASGETVLDPLVVAKLMNTPRPRSLLDDLTGRERDVLALMAEGHSNEAIAQRLVIGGKTVETHVRNIFGKLRLEQDLLEHRRVRAVLTYLRA; from the coding sequence GTGATCGTTGCCGAGGACTCGGCGCTGCTGCGGCAGGGGATCGTACGACTGCTGTCGGACGAGGGGTTCGAGGTGTCCGCGGAGTGCTCCGACACGGGGCCGCTCCTCGCGCTCGTCGCCGAGCACCGTCCGGATGCCGTGCTCCTCGACATCCGCATGCCGCCGACGCACACCGACGAGGGTCTGATCGCGGCGGCCGCGATCCGCGCGGCGCACCCCGGCACGGGGGTGCTGCTGCTGTCCCAGTACGTCGAGACGACCGACACCGTCAGGGCCCTGGCGGAGCAGCCCGAGGGCTTCGGCTATCTCCTCAAGGAACGCGTCGCCGACATCGACGAACTCGGCGGAGCGCTCAAGCGCGTGGCGTCCGGCGAGACGGTCCTCGACCCGCTCGTCGTGGCCAAGCTCATGAACACCCCCCGCCCAAGGAGCCTTCTCGACGACCTCACCGGCAGAGAGCGGGATGTGCTGGCCCTGATGGCCGAGGGCCACTCGAACGAGGCGATAGCCCAGCGTCTCGTCATCGGCGGAAAAACGGTGGAGACGCACGTACGGAACATCTTCGGCAAGCTGCGCCTGGAGCAGGATCTGCTCGAACACCGGCGTGTGCGCGCGGTGCTGACCTACCTGCGCGCCTGA
- a CDS encoding sensor histidine kinase translates to MDSQGKRAVRLRLTGAAALAAVSGAAGSWAYLRAGGSAGDVVRDLSVGWAYAAAGIVAWRRRPANRTGPLMVAEGITWFLGNLQGTSVPALFAFGAWWEALNMAILLHLILCFPEGRLTTVLTRRLVQFAYGLVAVGGLLRTLLFDPAQATGATYLDCVGCGPNALFIPGTHDLFGPVDTVYHALGWVISAGAAVAVVQRWRHASAARRQALLPAWIGIAVAVVFLMWDMLFYVVPWFGHVGDTGEQAVYLLSDLAQVAVPFAFLAGLLRMHLQRAEVSGLVIEVGTDPDPARLREALARVLGDPTLRLGLWREERGAYVDGSGREVTVDGPGRTPVGAADGRPLALLHHDPALIDDPELLASVAAALRLALENVWLRSRARDVSTRIVEAADSERKRLERDLHDGAQARLVFALMALRRVERGLADHPDAALRASVTEAESSLRLAIEELRGLAHGLHPAVLTREGLGPALTALAREATLPVVVAAEPRRYDAVVESTAYFTVCEALSNAAKHAGARAVSVSATHHDGRLVIETVDDGVGGADSARGSGLRGLADRLAAVDGVLHVHSPAGGGTRIRAELPCG, encoded by the coding sequence GTGGACAGTCAGGGGAAGCGTGCGGTTCGGCTGCGCCTGACCGGGGCCGCGGCGCTCGCCGCCGTATCGGGAGCGGCGGGCTCGTGGGCGTACCTGCGGGCCGGTGGGTCCGCGGGCGACGTGGTGCGAGACCTCTCCGTGGGCTGGGCGTACGCGGCCGCGGGGATCGTGGCCTGGCGGCGCAGGCCCGCCAACCGGACCGGCCCCCTGATGGTCGCCGAGGGCATCACCTGGTTCCTCGGGAACCTCCAAGGCACCTCCGTACCCGCCCTGTTCGCGTTCGGCGCCTGGTGGGAGGCGCTGAACATGGCGATCCTCCTGCACCTCATCCTCTGCTTCCCCGAGGGCCGCCTCACGACGGTCCTGACGCGGCGTCTGGTCCAGTTCGCGTACGGGCTCGTCGCGGTCGGCGGCCTGCTGCGCACGCTCCTGTTCGACCCGGCACAGGCCACCGGCGCGACGTATCTCGACTGCGTGGGCTGCGGTCCGAACGCCCTGTTCATTCCCGGCACCCACGACCTCTTCGGCCCCGTCGACACCGTGTACCACGCGCTCGGCTGGGTCATCTCCGCCGGCGCGGCGGTGGCCGTGGTGCAGCGCTGGCGGCACGCCTCGGCCGCCCGCAGGCAGGCGCTGCTCCCGGCCTGGATCGGCATCGCCGTCGCCGTCGTGTTCCTGATGTGGGACATGCTCTTCTACGTCGTGCCGTGGTTCGGCCACGTCGGCGACACCGGTGAGCAGGCCGTCTATCTGCTGTCCGACCTCGCGCAGGTCGCCGTGCCGTTCGCGTTTCTCGCCGGCCTGCTGCGCATGCACCTCCAGCGCGCCGAGGTCAGCGGCCTCGTCATCGAGGTCGGCACCGACCCCGACCCGGCCCGGCTGCGCGAGGCGCTGGCCCGCGTCCTGGGCGACCCGACGCTGAGGCTCGGCCTGTGGCGGGAGGAGCGGGGCGCCTACGTCGACGGCTCCGGGCGTGAGGTGACGGTGGACGGCCCCGGCCGCACCCCCGTCGGCGCGGCGGACGGCCGGCCACTCGCGCTCCTGCACCACGACCCCGCGCTCATCGACGACCCGGAACTCCTCGCGTCGGTGGCCGCCGCGCTGCGCCTCGCCCTGGAGAACGTGTGGCTGCGCTCCCGCGCCAGGGACGTGAGCACGCGGATAGTGGAGGCGGCCGACTCCGAGCGCAAGCGCCTGGAGCGGGATCTGCACGACGGGGCACAGGCCAGGCTGGTCTTCGCGCTGATGGCGCTGCGACGTGTCGAGCGCGGCCTCGCCGACCATCCCGACGCAGCCCTGCGCGCATCCGTGACCGAGGCGGAGTCCAGCCTCAGGCTCGCCATCGAGGAGCTGCGGGGCCTCGCCCACGGTCTGCACCCGGCGGTCCTCACGCGCGAGGGCCTCGGCCCCGCGCTGACGGCGCTGGCCAGGGAAGCGACCCTGCCGGTGGTCGTCGCGGCCGAACCCCGGCGCTACGACGCGGTCGTCGAGTCGACCGCCTACTTCACGGTGTGCGAGGCCCTGTCCAACGCGGCCAAGCACGCCGGTGCCCGCGCCGTCAGCGTCTCCGCGACGCACCACGACGGCCGGCTCGTCATCGAGACCGTCGACGACGGAGTCGGGGGAGCGGACAGCGCGCGCGGCAGTGGCTTGCGCGGCCTCGCGGACCGGCTCGCCGCCGTCGACGGAGTGTTGCATGTACACAGTCCCGCCGGTGGCGGGACCAGAATCAGGGCGGAGCTTCCGTGCGGGTGA
- a CDS encoding NACHT domain-containing protein, with amino-acid sequence MGSRRLLSLSDALVLLGADPPRLAALDRSLGGVLAVATGGVSDGILRIADARGRILGLGRDAVRGVGARLRAADGRVERGEVLRAAHTVVVVLGWFEALAEQDLPFSLDAVRMTRGEQLSLVGAGEPDAGFARALAAVDAPFPAPHLAPEDVARELRDWYTALSRRFVRFVAGLAVWDTLTPAGRDAAERTLTGALPGAACVHYDSLYAQLAQQAPEFGFWATLTEHRATRAGVRRALAGIEALLAGTASHARPPVDVAAALARSHEAALSRPVLDAASAPDGIRVPALEEMYLDPDFRVRPVAGQHGPADEAWWERAPVREDLTRYLAGALTSAGQERTPLLVLGQPGAGKSVLTRVLAARLPAAGFLPVRVPLRDVRAEDDLQEQIEQAVRAATGERVTWPDLVRSAGGAVPVLLLDGFDELLQTTGVHHNDFLVRVARFQERESEQGRPLLALVTSRTSVADRARYPDGMVALRLEPFRAAQIQQWLAVWNDANAAGFAARSLRPLSWEVVSRHAALAAQPLLLTMLALYDVAGNGLQRDGGEPLDEADLYEELLFSFARREVGKTSGDAVPDDLLRERAELEMQRLSLVAFALLNRRRQWVSAAELEEDLAALLGRSSPGASGFRTPLGAAEVALGRFYFVQRAQSVRDGLVLATYEFLHATFGEYLAVRLALHVLSALVQNRPALALGDQRVDDDLAYALLSYAPLSGRQMLRFAGAMAARMDSAERDRLSRVLIRVLDQHETRTGDQHPAYRPATLRVASRHGLYGANLVLVILLLTGGTTAAELFPGSANPVSAWHRHALLWRSALNEEQWTDFALSMTLHRSWDADGRRTLDVTPRHGAPAPPDPVDANWLYRYPRGHGGPGWSRPYWDEIWHKMEVSGGTNDSVVRHVMDPVFAWLGPSVTTFVATEGEPATSLAHDLLHLLLSGGVELTDTELELTYRRVLRGMEALPGSHVHRVTALLATAAARDDARLPADLRSEIYSFTR; translated from the coding sequence GTGGGTTCGCGCAGGCTGCTGTCGTTGTCGGACGCGTTGGTGCTGCTCGGCGCCGATCCGCCGCGCCTCGCGGCGCTCGACCGGTCGCTCGGCGGGGTGCTGGCCGTGGCGACGGGCGGTGTGAGCGACGGAATCCTCCGTATCGCGGACGCGCGGGGCCGGATCCTGGGGCTCGGCCGTGACGCGGTGCGCGGGGTCGGGGCGCGGCTCAGGGCGGCGGACGGGCGGGTCGAGCGGGGCGAGGTGCTGCGGGCCGCACACACGGTCGTCGTGGTCCTCGGCTGGTTCGAGGCGCTCGCGGAGCAGGACCTTCCGTTCTCCCTCGACGCGGTGCGCATGACCCGCGGCGAGCAGTTGTCGCTGGTCGGGGCCGGGGAACCGGACGCCGGTTTCGCGCGGGCCCTCGCCGCGGTGGACGCACCGTTCCCTGCGCCGCACCTCGCGCCGGAGGACGTGGCGCGGGAGCTCCGCGACTGGTACACGGCCCTGTCCCGGCGCTTTGTGCGGTTCGTGGCGGGCCTCGCGGTGTGGGACACGCTCACACCGGCGGGGCGGGATGCGGCGGAGCGGACCCTGACGGGTGCGCTGCCGGGTGCGGCGTGTGTCCACTATGACAGTCTGTACGCCCAACTCGCCCAACAGGCACCCGAGTTCGGGTTCTGGGCCACGTTGACCGAACACCGGGCGACGCGGGCCGGTGTCCGGCGGGCCCTCGCGGGGATCGAGGCGCTGCTGGCCGGTACGGCGTCGCACGCGCGGCCGCCCGTAGATGTCGCGGCCGCCCTGGCCCGCTCCCACGAGGCAGCGCTCTCCCGTCCGGTGCTGGACGCGGCGTCGGCGCCCGACGGCATCCGCGTACCGGCCCTGGAGGAGATGTATCTGGACCCGGACTTCCGGGTGCGGCCGGTGGCCGGGCAGCACGGGCCCGCCGACGAGGCGTGGTGGGAACGGGCCCCGGTGCGCGAGGACCTGACCCGGTATCTCGCCGGGGCGCTGACCTCGGCAGGACAGGAGCGGACCCCCCTGCTGGTGCTCGGGCAGCCCGGCGCAGGCAAGTCCGTCCTGACGCGGGTACTCGCGGCGCGGCTCCCCGCGGCAGGATTCCTGCCGGTGCGGGTGCCGCTGCGCGACGTACGCGCCGAGGACGATCTCCAGGAGCAGATCGAGCAGGCGGTGCGGGCCGCGACCGGCGAGCGCGTCACATGGCCCGATCTGGTCCGCTCGGCCGGGGGCGCGGTCCCGGTGCTCCTGCTCGACGGGTTCGACGAGCTGCTGCAGACGACCGGGGTGCACCACAACGACTTCCTGGTCCGCGTGGCCCGCTTCCAGGAGCGCGAGTCGGAACAGGGCCGTCCCCTGCTGGCCCTGGTGACCAGCCGCACGTCCGTCGCCGACCGCGCGCGCTACCCGGACGGCATGGTGGCGCTGCGCCTCGAGCCGTTCCGCGCCGCGCAGATCCAGCAGTGGCTCGCGGTGTGGAACGACGCCAACGCGGCCGGGTTCGCGGCGAGGAGCCTGCGCCCGCTGTCGTGGGAGGTGGTGTCGCGGCACGCGGCGCTCGCGGCGCAGCCGCTGCTCCTGACGATGCTGGCCCTGTACGACGTGGCGGGCAACGGCCTGCAGCGCGACGGCGGCGAACCGCTGGACGAGGCCGACCTGTACGAGGAGCTCCTGTTCTCCTTCGCGCGCCGTGAGGTCGGCAAGACGAGCGGGGACGCCGTGCCCGACGACCTCCTGCGCGAGCGCGCCGAGCTGGAGATGCAGCGCCTGTCCCTGGTCGCGTTCGCCCTGCTCAACCGGCGCCGTCAGTGGGTCTCGGCGGCCGAGCTCGAAGAGGATCTGGCCGCGCTCCTGGGCCGCTCGTCCCCCGGGGCCTCCGGGTTCCGCACGCCGCTCGGCGCGGCCGAGGTCGCGCTCGGCCGGTTCTACTTCGTGCAGCGCGCCCAGTCGGTGCGCGACGGCCTGGTCCTCGCGACGTACGAGTTCCTGCACGCCACGTTCGGCGAATATCTGGCGGTGCGGCTCGCGCTGCACGTACTGAGCGCGCTCGTACAGAACCGGCCCGCCCTCGCCCTCGGCGACCAGCGCGTGGACGACGATCTGGCGTACGCCCTGCTCTCGTACGCGCCCCTGTCCGGGCGCCAGATGCTGCGGTTCGCCGGCGCGATGGCGGCGCGGATGGATTCGGCCGAGCGGGACAGGCTCAGCCGCGTCCTGATCCGCGTACTCGACCAGCACGAGACCCGCACCGGTGACCAGCACCCCGCCTACCGGCCCGCGACGCTGAGGGTCGCGTCGCGGCACGGCCTCTACGGCGCCAATCTCGTCCTGGTCATCCTGCTGCTGACGGGCGGCACCACGGCCGCCGAGCTGTTCCCCGGCTCGGCGAACCCGGTCAGTGCCTGGCACCGGCACGCCCTGTTGTGGCGTTCGGCGCTCAACGAGGAGCAGTGGACGGACTTCGCGCTGTCGATGACCCTGCACCGGTCCTGGGACGCCGACGGCCGTCGCACGCTCGACGTCACGCCGCGGCACGGCGCGCCCGCACCGCCGGACCCGGTCGACGCGAACTGGCTCTACCGCTACCCGCGCGGGCACGGCGGGCCCGGCTGGTCCCGGCCCTACTGGGACGAGATCTGGCACAAGATGGAGGTGTCCGGCGGGACGAACGACTCCGTCGTGCGGCACGTCATGGACCCGGTGTTCGCGTGGCTGGGCCCTTCCGTGACCACGTTCGTGGCCACGGAAGGGGAGCCGGCCACCTCGCTCGCGCACGACCTCCTGCACCTCCTGCTCAGCGGCGGCGTGGAACTGACCGACACCGAGCTGGAATTGACGTACCGCCGGGTGCTGCGCGGCATGGAGGCCCTGCCGGGCAGCCACGTCCATCGCGTCACGGCGCTGCTGGCCACCGCCGCGGCGCGGGACGACGCGCGGCTGCCGGCGGACCTGCGGAGCGAGATCTACTCGTTCACGCGGTAG
- a CDS encoding beta-N-acetylglucosaminidase domain-containing protein, protein MTARRALHACSVATLLVAASAAAVPPVSAHAPDHRLPVVSPTPQHMTRTGADVALPSRAELVVGDTTDKPARDLLTATLRAHGVRHVDVRTKASGHAPLTLLLGPATRPDVAKALRGTDVPTQDEGYAVRVAGRTAALGGTDATGQFYAAQTFRQLVTKGKIAGASVSDFPSMRLRGSIEGFYGPPWTEAERLDQMDFLGEVKSNTYVYAPKDDPYHRDKWREPYPADKLAQLGTLVDRARANHVRFTFAVSPGGSVCYSDPADVKALTAKLQALYDLGVRSFSVPLDDISYTKWNCDADQQKFGAPGRGPAAKAQVGLLNTVQQDFIATHDGANPLQMVPTEYGDLTDTAYKQEIRGNLDKNIEVMWTGTDVVPPEITNDQAQKASELFGRKVFVWDNYPVNDFGRTSGRLLLAPYDKREPGLSEHLSGLVSNPMNQEAASKLAVFTMSDFSWNDRGYDRTRSARQSALHLAGGDPRVADAVQTFVDLNHMAPTFGAKPWQPQSPILSAQLEKFWKAYESDPTAAIRAFAPTAANIGRIPAVLRAGVPDQQFLHDAGPWLDSTALWGKALGHGLAALKAIDAHDADKAADERAAMEKAADAASHITIDPAEHHQPGPVKIADPFLGDFVSQVQDLHDASKGLEPLRQLALNKDTKQSSDYASDGEFPYGAAKAADGDRFNFSTTSGKEAQPWWQVDLGSVADLERVDVYNRSDCCADRTKDYYVLVSDEPFTGTLADQLTKPGVWSHHETAQAGGPTAIPVTAHGRYVRVWLASEKPVELNMAEVEVYGRARS, encoded by the coding sequence ATGACAGCCCGAAGAGCCCTGCACGCCTGTTCCGTCGCCACCCTGCTCGTCGCCGCGTCCGCCGCGGCCGTCCCGCCCGTATCGGCGCACGCGCCGGACCACCGCCTGCCCGTCGTCTCGCCGACCCCGCAGCACATGACCCGCACCGGAGCCGACGTCGCCCTGCCGTCGCGCGCCGAACTCGTCGTCGGCGACACCACCGACAAACCCGCCCGCGACCTCCTCACCGCCACCCTGCGCGCCCACGGAGTCCGCCACGTCGACGTCCGCACCAAGGCGTCGGGGCACGCGCCCCTGACCCTGCTCCTCGGCCCGGCCACCCGCCCCGACGTGGCGAAAGCCCTGCGCGGCACCGACGTCCCCACCCAGGACGAGGGCTACGCCGTGCGCGTCGCCGGACGGACCGCAGCGCTCGGCGGCACCGACGCGACCGGCCAGTTCTACGCGGCCCAGACGTTCAGACAGCTCGTCACCAAGGGCAAGATCGCGGGGGCGTCCGTCTCCGACTTCCCGTCCATGCGGCTGCGCGGCTCCATCGAGGGCTTCTACGGACCGCCCTGGACGGAGGCGGAGCGCCTGGACCAGATGGACTTCCTCGGTGAGGTCAAGTCCAACACCTATGTGTACGCGCCCAAGGACGACCCGTACCACCGCGACAAGTGGCGCGAGCCGTACCCGGCGGACAAGCTCGCCCAGCTCGGCACGCTCGTCGACCGGGCCCGCGCCAACCACGTCCGCTTCACCTTCGCCGTCTCGCCGGGCGGCTCGGTCTGCTACTCGGACCCGGCCGACGTGAAGGCCCTCACCGCGAAGCTCCAGGCGCTCTACGACCTGGGCGTGCGCTCGTTCTCCGTGCCGCTCGACGACATCAGCTACACCAAGTGGAACTGCGACGCCGACCAGCAGAAGTTCGGCGCCCCGGGGCGCGGCCCCGCCGCGAAGGCCCAGGTCGGTCTGCTCAACACCGTCCAGCAGGACTTCATCGCGACCCACGACGGCGCCAACCCGCTCCAGATGGTGCCCACCGAGTACGGCGACCTCACCGACACCGCGTACAAGCAGGAGATCCGCGGGAACCTCGACAAGAACATCGAGGTCATGTGGACCGGCACGGACGTCGTCCCGCCGGAGATCACCAACGACCAGGCGCAGAAGGCGTCCGAGCTGTTCGGGCGCAAGGTGTTCGTCTGGGACAACTATCCGGTCAACGACTTCGGGCGGACCTCGGGACGCCTCCTTCTCGCCCCCTACGACAAGCGTGAGCCCGGCCTCTCCGAGCACCTCAGCGGCCTCGTCTCCAACCCGATGAACCAGGAGGCGGCCAGCAAGCTCGCCGTCTTCACCATGTCCGACTTCTCGTGGAACGACCGCGGTTACGACCGCACCCGCTCCGCCCGTCAGTCCGCGCTGCACCTGGCCGGCGGGGACCCGCGCGTCGCCGACGCCGTACAGACCTTCGTCGACCTCAACCACATGGCACCGACGTTCGGCGCCAAGCCGTGGCAGCCGCAGTCGCCGATCCTCAGCGCGCAGCTCGAGAAGTTCTGGAAGGCGTACGAGAGTGACCCGACGGCCGCGATCCGCGCCTTCGCGCCGACCGCGGCGAACATCGGGCGCATCCCGGCGGTCCTCCGCGCCGGCGTGCCCGACCAGCAGTTCCTGCACGACGCCGGGCCCTGGCTGGACTCCACCGCGCTGTGGGGCAAGGCCCTCGGGCACGGCCTCGCCGCGCTGAAGGCCATCGACGCCCATGACGCGGACAAGGCGGCCGACGAGCGCGCCGCGATGGAGAAGGCGGCCGACGCCGCCTCGCACATCACCATCGACCCGGCCGAGCACCACCAGCCCGGACCCGTGAAGATCGCCGACCCGTTCCTCGGCGACTTCGTCAGCCAGGTCCAGGACCTGCACGACGCCTCGAAGGGCCTCGAGCCGCTGCGGCAGCTCGCCCTGAACAAGGACACGAAGCAGAGCTCGGACTACGCCTCGGACGGCGAGTTCCCGTACGGCGCGGCCAAGGCGGCCGACGGCGACCGCTTCAACTTCTCGACCACCAGCGGCAAGGAGGCACAGCCCTGGTGGCAGGTCGACCTCGGCTCCGTCGCCGACCTGGAGCGAGTCGACGTCTACAACCGCAGCGACTGCTGCGCGGACCGCACCAAGGACTACTACGTCCTGGTCTCCGACGAGCCCTTCACCGGCACCCTCGCCGACCAGCTGACCAAGCCCGGCGTGTGGTCCCACCACGAGACCGCGCAGGCCGGCGGCCCGACGGCGATCCCGGTGACGGCACACGGCCGCTATGTGCGGGTGTGGCTGGCGAGCGAGAAGCCCGTCGAGTTGAACATGGCGGAGGTCGAGGTGTACGGCAGGGCGCGGAGCTGA
- a CDS encoding alpha-L-fucosidase yields MQPWFTDGKLGIFLHWGIYSVDGVAESWSFFNGQVPYDTYMAQLDGFDAQKWDPDAWADLFVEAGAAYAVLTAKHHDGVALWDTQANDLSVVKRTPAARDLITPYVDALRRRGLKVGLYYSHLDWSHPDYATVRPDGQDPDDRGNPYSMPAVGDESPERWDAFLAFHRAQVRELLGLFQPDLLWFDGEWERSPEQWHMAELAALIKELSPHTVVNGRLTGHGDYATPEQGVPVEPPKGPWELCLTVNDSWGFQPQDDHHKSPRQLVRVFAETVGGGGNLLLAVGPKADGTIPPVQAERLEALGEWIAGHRPAVRDTVRGLPHGHFYGPSALSADRRTLYLFLFDRPNEYVVLRGVRNAVRSARVLGSGTDVRHERVGGLGEVPGWEYLYVTDDQLDPLCTVVALELDGELDLYREHTRD; encoded by the coding sequence ATGCAGCCCTGGTTCACGGACGGAAAGCTCGGCATCTTCCTGCACTGGGGGATCTACAGCGTCGACGGCGTCGCCGAGTCCTGGTCCTTCTTCAACGGGCAGGTCCCGTACGACACCTACATGGCGCAGCTCGACGGGTTCGACGCCCAGAAGTGGGACCCGGACGCCTGGGCCGACCTGTTCGTCGAGGCGGGCGCCGCGTACGCGGTCCTCACCGCCAAGCACCACGACGGGGTCGCTCTGTGGGACACGCAGGCGAACGACCTGTCCGTCGTCAAGCGGACCCCGGCCGCCCGCGACCTCATCACCCCGTACGTGGACGCGCTGCGCCGCCGCGGTCTCAAGGTCGGCCTGTACTACTCGCACCTCGACTGGTCCCACCCGGACTACGCCACGGTCCGGCCGGACGGGCAGGACCCCGACGACCGCGGCAACCCGTACTCGATGCCCGCCGTCGGTGACGAGTCACCCGAGCGCTGGGACGCCTTCCTCGCCTTCCACCGCGCCCAGGTCCGCGAGCTCCTCGGGCTCTTCCAGCCGGACCTGCTCTGGTTCGACGGCGAGTGGGAACGCAGCCCGGAACAGTGGCACATGGCCGAACTCGCCGCACTCATCAAGGAGTTGAGCCCACACACCGTCGTCAACGGACGCCTCACCGGACACGGCGACTACGCGACACCTGAACAGGGCGTGCCCGTCGAGCCGCCGAAGGGCCCCTGGGAGCTCTGCCTCACCGTCAACGACTCATGGGGCTTCCAGCCGCAGGACGACCACCACAAGTCGCCCCGTCAACTGGTCCGCGTCTTCGCCGAGACCGTCGGCGGAGGAGGCAACCTCCTGCTCGCCGTGGGCCCGAAGGCCGACGGCACGATCCCGCCCGTGCAGGCCGAGCGCCTCGAAGCGCTCGGCGAGTGGATCGCCGGACACCGGCCCGCCGTCCGCGACACCGTGCGCGGCCTGCCCCACGGCCACTTCTACGGCCCCTCCGCCCTCTCCGCAGACCGCCGCACCCTCTACCTGTTCCTCTTCGACCGGCCCAACGAGTACGTCGTGCTGCGCGGCGTCCGCAACGCCGTCCGCTCGGCGCGGGTCCTCGGGTCCGGCACGGACGTCCGCCACGAGCGCGTCGGCGGGCTCGGCGAGGTGCCCGGCTGGGAGTACCTGTACGTCACCGACGACCAGCTCGACCCCCTGTGCACGGTCGTCGCCCTCGAACTCGACGGCGAACTCGACCTGTACCGCGAACACACCCGCGACTGA
- a CDS encoding ABC transporter ATP-binding protein translates to MPAPAEPVLEARDVVKRFPLHGPGGHGKEVHAVEPTSLALHAGRITALVGESGSGKSTLARMLALAYPPTEGEIRLDGAPVRQARTARAKRAYYRQVQMIFQDPFSSLSPVHRLRYILSRPLQLHGHASGRAELERQILDLLNRVNLTPADQFIDKFPHELSGGQRQRVAIARALAARPKVLLGDEPVSMLDVSIRLDILNLLGTLRDDEGLAILYITHDIAGARYFADEIKVLYAGQLVESGPADTVVEQPRHPYTRLLLESAPDPDRDGGILDEPEVVDDEETLGEPPSLVDPPAGCRFHPRCPLAKPVCATAFPPRTHFDDGQWVHCWSYDEENYR, encoded by the coding sequence ATGCCCGCACCCGCTGAACCCGTCCTCGAAGCACGCGACGTCGTCAAGCGGTTCCCGCTGCACGGGCCCGGCGGGCACGGCAAGGAGGTGCACGCCGTCGAGCCGACCAGCCTCGCCCTGCACGCCGGCCGCATCACCGCACTCGTCGGCGAGAGCGGCAGCGGCAAGTCCACGCTCGCCCGCATGCTCGCCCTCGCCTACCCGCCCACCGAGGGCGAGATCCGCCTCGACGGCGCCCCCGTCAGGCAGGCCCGCACGGCCCGCGCCAAACGCGCGTACTACCGCCAGGTCCAGATGATCTTCCAGGACCCCTTCTCCTCTCTCAGCCCCGTGCACCGCCTGCGCTACATCCTCAGCCGCCCCCTCCAGCTGCACGGCCACGCCTCCGGGCGCGCGGAGCTCGAGCGGCAGATCCTCGACCTCCTCAACCGCGTCAACCTCACCCCCGCCGACCAGTTCATCGACAAGTTCCCGCACGAGCTGTCCGGCGGCCAGCGCCAGCGCGTCGCCATCGCACGTGCCCTGGCGGCGCGCCCGAAGGTCCTCCTCGGTGACGAGCCCGTCTCGATGCTCGACGTGTCGATCCGCCTCGACATCCTGAACCTGCTCGGCACGCTCCGTGACGACGAGGGCCTCGCGATCCTCTACATCACCCACGACATCGCGGGTGCCCGCTACTTCGCCGACGAGATCAAGGTCCTGTACGCGGGCCAGCTCGTGGAGTCGGGGCCCGCCGACACGGTCGTGGAGCAGCCCAGGCACCCGTACACCCGGCTCCTCCTGGAGTCCGCGCCCGACCCCGACCGCGACGGAGGGATTCTCGACGAGCCCGAGGTCGTCGACGACGAGGAGACCCTCGGCGAACCACCGAGCCTCGTCGACCCGCCGGCGGGCTGCCGCTTCCACCCGCGCTGCCCGCTCGCGAAACCCGTGTGCGCCACGGCGTTCCCGCCGCGCACACATTTCGACGACGGACAGTGGGTGCACTGCTGGAGCTACGACGAGGAGAACTACCGATGA